A stretch of the Aphis gossypii isolate Hap1 chromosome 2, ASM2018417v2, whole genome shotgun sequence genome encodes the following:
- the LOC114132743 gene encoding transcriptional regulator ATRX homolog isoform X1 — protein METVYPNNDEIQFRKQHFGVVEDILNKKVKCTICYNDLLNEIILKKIIMVHQSHLFLCCRNCFYKLCEGSKYSCILCTSNKNLSICVKCNLNVCKLCVENYNIETLSNGVLSKCFICVPQMLWKQRALAANILKVFYSQLCIPNGLLVNETGHEQTVYKYLIKEAKIGQNSMINSIKTNLCINFILKSYKSFIMNELIEFSFDDTIPFNECISEFFNIFENIFEKTCSTFTNFKSIFNINSRLSHNVSDMMKSLCLDDDELILISDARINENLDKVIKNNSNNLSLNKSNICSTRILRSQNKYKKDDDNLNLTVSSSLQSESKALDKKLTVVKKQSYESNTSSILNNKSFNEVQIDLVNDKITDPKHSFEDRDSEIECTRELRNHSVLKIIKINNQSNNSTKNQKILSDKSHEKKNESLMYFNDDENCSTNKIGDNTNISYSQNTNLKIFPKKEVNKLEQIYQFIQTTEENDFDDVMYSNLIDSKKCDFDLYDKICEETKLNINNMDTIHGSVELENKEILEMSVLSSDKLNNKEITCSKQSSSFTIPCVNNEKDDSHIEDNIKNKGTKRILMTSNSSSDSDSSFKKNKKRKIKNRMIKKSIFDLSTSNSSSSSDESSSSLTVKNHREIRQLSNDNSFDEDSDNSKSSHDHNILMKGRKNIRKLIIQNELSESTQNAMKEEELRKNRIQKRQKLYNEICDITTPLETEICTKLVLNFDDNTNEELIAVHPDLVKFLKPHQMKGIKFLWNSVFESLSRIKEHKGNGSILAHCMGLGKTLQIISLIHTLFRYSETGIKTVLIITPNATIENWCKEFHKWLHGIDEKKNFFVLNLAESKTYESRKNIIDEWRREHGVLITSYELYRSVVNYKYIDKFPSILEGLVDPGPDLVICDEGHVIKNHITTVSKAVNRIKTLRRIVLTGTPLQNNLKEYYCMVDFIRPNLLGSLKDFTNRFINPITNGQYSDSTPLDVELMKGRSHVLHKMLEGFVQRFDYNVLTPFLPPKHEYVIYLKLADKQIELYQKYLDSYRQPELFTNYNMLQIVWTHPKLLELYAERTESKREKQRCKDINYIESYSNSTEEVENRHIPVPISVLDSTITKKPNTYLKWWKPYVTKTDLESVYPYSKFIMMFSILQECEKIGDKVLLFSQSLFTLDLIQGFLENAEDKTYDKGGPYGKSWKHGTDFYRIDGSVNIKEREDYCEQFNDINNSRLRLLLLSTKAFNLGINLVGANRVIIFDVTWNPSLNVQSIFRVFRFGQTKPCYIYRFISEGTMEQKIYERQISKLSLAFRIIDEHQIDRHFNAKCQEELYEFEPNTTKSKSILNLPKKDRLMAELMLRHEDLVMNILEHDSLLQNNEAEELDEDGRNAAWENYEKENDSTEVSIKQSLLPIFCGSESD, from the exons ttgTTGAAGacattttgaacaaaaaagttaaatgtacaatttgtTACAATGatcttttaaatgaaattattttgaagaaaataataatggttcaTCAAAGTCATCTATTCCTATGTTGTCGC aactGCTTTTACAAATTATGTGAAGGCAgtaaatatagttgtatattatgtacatcaaataaaaatctatctaTTTGTGTAAAATGCAATCTCAATGTttgtaaa ctgtgtgttgaaaattataatattgaaacacTGTCTAATGGTGTTTTAAGTAAATGCTTTATTTGTGTACCACAAATGTTATGGAAACAAAGAGCTCTAGCtgctaatatattaaaagtattttattctcagtt atgTATACCTAATGGTTTATTAGTAAATGAAACAGGACACGAACaaactgtttataaatatttaataaaagaagcTAAAATTGGACAAAATTCCatgataaatagtattaaaaccaACTTAtgcattaatttcattttaaaatcatacaagTCGTTTATTATGAATGAACTTATAGAATTTTCTTTTGATGATACTATTCCTTTTAATGAATGTAtaagtgaattttttaatatttttgagaatatttttgaaaaaacctgTTCTACTTTCACCAATTTTAAgagcatatttaatataaattcacgTTTAAGTCATAATGTATCTGATATGATGAAATCGTTATGCTTGGATGACGatgaacttatattaataagtgatgcaagaataaatgaaaatttggataaagtaataaaaaataactcaaacaATCTATCATTAAATAAGTCAAATATTTGTTCTACAAGAATTTTAagatcacaaaataaatacaaaaaggatgatgataatttaaatttaacagtttCTTCAAGCTTGCAATCAGAATCAAAAGCCTTAGATAAGAAATTAACTGTTGTTAAAAAACAGTCTTATGAATCCAATACATCAAGTATTCTCAATAACAAGTCCTTTAATGAAGTTCAAATTGATTtagtaaatgataaaataactgaTCCTAAACATTCATTTGAAGATCGTGATAGTGAAATAGAGTGTACAAGGGAATTAAGAAATCATagtgtattaaaaatcattaag ataaataatcaatcaaataattcaaccaaaaatcaaaaaatacttagtGACAAAtctcatgaaaaaaaaaatgaaag ctTGATGTATTTCAATGATGATGAAAACTGttctacaaataaaattggagataatactaatattagttattctcaaaatacaaatttgaaaatatttccaaaaaaagaAGTTAATAAGTTGGAACAAATATACCAATTTATTCAAACAACTGAAGAAAACGACTttg atGATGTGATGTATTCAAACTTAATTGATTctaaaaaatgtgattttgatttatatgataaaatctgtgaagaaacaaaattaaacataaataatatggatACTATTCATGGTTCTGttgaattagaaaataaagaaattctT gaAATGTCAGTTTTGTCATctgataaacttaataataaagaaataacttGTTCAAAACAATCATCTTCATTTACTATACCATgtgttaataatgaaaaagatGATTCTCATAttgaagataatataaaaaataaaggaacAAAAag AATTTTGATGACATCTAACTCGTCTAGTGATTCAGATTcatcattcaaaaaaaataaaaaacgtaaaatcaaaaatcgtatgataaaaaaaagcatattTGATTTATCTACTAGCAATAGCAGCAGCAGTTCTGATGAAAGTTCATCTTCTCTAACAGTTAAAAATCATAGAGAAAT TAGACAACTATCTAATGATAATAGTTTTGATGAAGATTCTGACAATAGTAAATCATCTCATGATCATAAT atattgatGAAAGgacgaaaaaatattagaaaattaataatacaaaatgaacTTAGTGAATCCACCCAAAATGCCATGAAAGAAGAAGAATTGCGGAAGAACCGCATTCAAAAACGTCAAAaacta tataatgaaATTTGTGACATAACAACACCTTTGGAAACAGAAATCTGTACAAAATTAGTGCTAAATTTTGATGATAACACAAATGAGGAACTTATTGCAGTTCATCCAGATCTTGTTAAGTTTCTCAAACCACATCAG atgaaAGGAATAAAATTTCTGTGGAATTCTGTATTTGAATCATTATCAAGAATTAAAGAACATAAAGGAAATGGCTCAATTTTAGCTCATTGTATGGGTCTAGGTAAAACACTAcaa attataTCTTTGATTCATACATTATTTAGGTACTCAGAAACTGGCattaaaactgtattaatTATCACTCCCAATGCAACAATTGAAAATTGGTGTAAAGAATTTCATAAATGGTTACATGgtattgatgaaaaaaaaaacttttttgttcTAAACTTAGCTga atctaAAACATATGAAAgccgaaaaaatattatagatgagTGGCGTAGAGAACATGGTGTATTAATTACAAGCTATGAGTTGTATAGATCAGTTGTTAATTACAAGTATATTGATAAGTTTCCTTCAATCTTAGAAGGACTAGTTGATCCCGGACCAGATTTGGTCATATGTGATGAAGgacatgttataaaaaatcatatcacAACAGTATCAAAAGCAGTTAATCGTATTAAAACACTTAGAAGAATTGTGTTAACTGGAACACCATtacagaataatttaaaagagt ATTATTGTATGGTTGATTTTATTCGACCAAATTTATTAGGATCATTAAAAGATTTTACTAACCGTTTTATAAATCCTATTACTAATGGACAATACTCTGATTCAACTCCACTAGATGTAGAATTGATGAAAGGAAGATCACATGTGTTGCATAAAATGCTTGAAGGATTTGTACAg agatTTGATTATAATGTTCTTACACCTTTTTTACCTCCAAAACatgaatatgtaatttatttgaaactaGCTGATAAACAAAtagaattatatcaaaaatatttagattcttACAGACAGCcagaattatttactaattacaaTATGCTTCAAATAGTTTGGACCCATCCTAAATTATTAGAGTTATATGCTGAACGAACTGAATCAAAAagagaa aaacaAAGATGTAaagacattaattatattgaatcgTATTCAAATTCTACTGAAGAAGTTGaaa ataggCACATACCAGTACCAATCTCAGTTCTTGACTCAACAATCACCAAAAAACCGAATACATATCTTAAATGGTGGAAACCATATGTAACAAAAACTGATTTGGAATCTGTGTAcccatattcaaaatttataatgatgttttcAATACTTCAAGAATGTGAAAAAATTGGTGATAAAGT gttattattCAGTCAGTCATTATTTACTCTTGATCTCATTCAAGGCTTTTTGGAAAATGCTGAAGATAAAACTTATGATAAAGGGGGTCCTTATGGTAAATCTTGGAAACACGGTACagatttttatagaattgatggttcagtaaatataaaagagaGAGAAGATTATTGTGAACaattcaatgatattaataattctag gtTGCGtcttttattattgtctacAAAAGCttttaatttaggtattaaTCTAGTTGGTGCTAACagagtaattatttttgatgtaaCATGGAATCCATCTCTAAATGTTCAAAGTATATTTCGTGTATTTAGATTTGGACAGACTAAaccatgttatatttatagattcatTTCTGag ggaACCATGgagcaaaaaatatatgaacgtCAAATATCAAAGTTATCACTGGCTTTTCGTATAATTGATGAACATCAAATTGATCGTCATTTTAATGCTAAATGTCAGGAAGAACTTTATGAATTTGAGCCAAATACTACTAAatctaaatcaatattaaatttacctaaG AAGGATCGTTTGATGGCTGAATTGATGTTGAGGCACGAAGACCTTGTAATGAACATACTAGAACATGActcattattacaaaataatgaagcAGAAGAATTAGACGAAGATGGTAGAAATGCAGCATgggaaaattatgaaaaagaaaatgattCAACTGAAGTTTCTATTAAACAATCGTTATTACCCATATTTTGTGGATCTGAAAGTGACTag